One window of Brevibacillus choshinensis genomic DNA carries:
- the dinB gene encoding DNA polymerase IV — protein MANANKRIVFLVDMQSFYASIEKAANPQLRNQPIVVAGDPERRSGVVLAACPIAKSYGVVTAEALWQAQQKCRNLVVVRPRMEMYIRISMQITQIFEAFTDKVEPYSIDEQFLDVTGSVHLFGDALQMAAQIRRRVWLETGINCRVGIGENKVLAKMACDNFAKKREEGVFWLKREELADTLWKLPIEKLFGVGSRMKRHFHRMGVYQIRQLAELAPTVLTRRFGVNGEVLWRTAQGLDDSPVSLNTYDTQKGIGHHMTLPRDYHTGAEIKVVLLELCEEVCRRARSKELMGSVLSVGCRGADFDVMTGFGRQMKLEEQTNDAMTLYEAAACLFDRHWQETPVRSIGVTLGQLVPDNVLQLNLFTDNHKRRSLAHAMDDIRTRYGQDAILRAASLLGAGQAKERARKIGGHYK, from the coding sequence ATGGCCAATGCGAACAAACGGATCGTTTTTTTGGTCGATATGCAGAGCTTTTATGCCAGCATCGAGAAAGCGGCCAATCCGCAGCTGAGAAACCAACCGATCGTCGTAGCGGGGGATCCGGAAAGGCGCAGCGGGGTGGTGCTGGCGGCGTGCCCGATTGCCAAATCGTATGGCGTGGTCACGGCAGAAGCCTTATGGCAGGCGCAGCAAAAGTGCCGCAACCTCGTGGTAGTTCGCCCGCGGATGGAAATGTACATCCGCATCTCGATGCAGATTACCCAAATTTTTGAGGCGTTTACGGATAAGGTAGAGCCGTATTCGATTGACGAACAGTTTCTCGATGTGACGGGCAGCGTGCACCTGTTTGGCGATGCGTTGCAGATGGCTGCGCAAATACGGCGGCGTGTCTGGCTGGAGACCGGGATTAACTGCCGGGTTGGAATTGGAGAAAATAAGGTATTGGCCAAAATGGCTTGTGACAACTTCGCCAAGAAGCGGGAAGAGGGCGTCTTTTGGCTCAAGCGAGAGGAGTTGGCCGACACGCTCTGGAAGCTGCCGATTGAAAAGCTGTTTGGGGTAGGCTCGCGGATGAAGCGTCATTTTCATCGCATGGGGGTCTATCAGATCCGGCAGCTGGCGGAGCTGGCACCGACCGTGCTTACCCGCCGCTTCGGAGTGAATGGCGAGGTGCTGTGGCGTACAGCCCAGGGGCTGGATGATTCGCCCGTTTCATTGAATACGTACGATACGCAAAAAGGGATCGGCCATCATATGACACTGCCACGGGATTACCATACGGGCGCTGAAATCAAGGTCGTGCTGTTGGAGCTGTGTGAAGAGGTGTGCCGTCGAGCGCGGAGCAAGGAACTGATGGGCTCTGTGCTGTCTGTCGGCTGTCGTGGAGCTGATTTCGATGTGATGACAGGGTTTGGCCGACAGATGAAGCTGGAGGAGCAGACCAACGATGCGATGACGCTGTATGAAGCAGCCGCTTGCCTCTTTGACCGACACTGGCAAGAGACCCCCGTGCGCAGTATTGGCGTCACGCTAGGCCAGCTGGTGCCAGACAATGTCCTGCAGCTCAATCTGTTTACCGATAATCACAAACGTCGCTCGCTCGCCCATGCGATGGATGACATCCGTACCCGTTACGGTCAGGACGCGATCCTGCGAGCAGCTTCTCTGCTGGGAGCAGGTCAGGCGAAAGAGCGCGCCCGTAAGATCGGGGGGCATTACAAGTGA
- a CDS encoding GNAT family N-acetyltransferase, which yields MGYVILAGLAQSHDSIELMRITVAVKGKGYGRAVLHQVKHGAFSERKANRLWLDVKETNERALQLYLSEGFRVESTLRECLKTGDVYGSVIVLSMLRREYASS from the coding sequence ATCGGATATGTCATCCTCGCAGGGCTGGCCCAATCACATGATTCCATAGAACTGATGCGAATTACAGTAGCCGTCAAGGGCAAAGGCTACGGTCGGGCAGTCTTGCACCAAGTCAAGCACGGGGCATTCTCAGAACGAAAAGCCAACCGCCTCTGGCTGGATGTCAAAGAGACGAACGAGCGCGCCCTCCAGCTGTACCTGTCAGAAGGCTTCCGTGTCGAAAGTACCTTGCGGGAATGCCTGAAAACAGGCGACGTATACGGATCAGTGATCGTCCTGTCGATGCTCCGTAGAGAGTATGCGAGCAGCTAA
- a CDS encoding phosphotransferase enzyme family protein encodes MMNVVSMVKALESPTIAQSFMALWEHDEGSVQFWRASSNFVYVWKRGYDRYFLRFSNARDRSLEQIQAEIHFMKYLGEQGYPVVSPLPSKNGKLIETVQDRSESYLGVVFSQAEGISLDWETMTDQQWEQWGSSLGSLHQLSKGYPASHAKRNSWKEIGGFMEAILERHPLEVEARVELAQVNAWLHSMSSSSNQYGLVHYDFQLDNVFWNEADATFSVIDFDDSMYHWFAMDLVNALADVREGQGDEEKMALFLKGYRSVNEIDEEQIQLMPKFARFGQLYQFTKLLQALGTETEIQIAPDWYHRLRQKLQEILTVRREAFRRPWE; translated from the coding sequence ATGATGAATGTAGTCAGCATGGTAAAGGCGCTGGAATCACCAACCATCGCCCAGAGTTTCATGGCGTTATGGGAGCATGATGAAGGCTCGGTCCAATTTTGGCGGGCAAGCTCCAACTTCGTCTACGTGTGGAAAAGAGGTTATGACCGGTATTTTTTACGATTTTCCAATGCACGGGATCGCTCTCTGGAGCAAATTCAAGCTGAGATCCATTTCATGAAGTATTTGGGTGAACAAGGCTATCCTGTCGTCAGCCCGCTTCCTTCGAAAAACGGAAAGCTGATAGAAACCGTACAGGACCGCTCCGAATCTTATTTGGGCGTTGTATTTAGCCAGGCAGAGGGGATTTCACTCGATTGGGAAACGATGACGGACCAGCAGTGGGAGCAATGGGGGAGTTCGTTAGGTTCCTTGCATCAGCTGTCGAAAGGGTATCCAGCTTCACATGCGAAGCGTAACAGCTGGAAAGAAATCGGGGGATTCATGGAAGCTATCCTGGAGCGCCACCCTCTGGAGGTCGAGGCAAGAGTAGAACTGGCCCAGGTGAATGCATGGTTGCATTCGATGAGTAGCTCAAGTAATCAATACGGCCTCGTTCACTATGATTTTCAACTGGACAATGTGTTTTGGAATGAAGCGGATGCGACCTTTTCCGTCATTGACTTTGACGACTCCATGTATCACTGGTTTGCGATGGATCTCGTGAATGCTTTGGCAGACGTGAGAGAAGGGCAGGGCGATGAGGAAAAAATGGCTCTTTTCTTGAAAGGGTATCGATCCGTAAACGAAATAGATGAGGAGCAAATACAGCTGATGCCGAAGTTCGCAAGATTCGGGCAGCTCTATCAATTTACCAAACTATTGCAAGCGTTGGGAACAGAGACCGAGATTCAAATAGCCCCAGACTGGTACCATCGCTTGAGACAAAAACTCCAAGAGATTCTTACAGTAAGGCGAGAAGCCTTTCGCCGACCGTGGGAATAA
- a CDS encoding manganese catalase family protein, protein MWIYEKTLEIPVRVSKPDLQMAKFLITQYGGPDGELSAALRYLNQRYTMPNKRIKALLTDIGTEELGHMEVIATLVYKLLKDATPIQMREAGLGAHYADHDKALFYTDANGVPWTAAYIQTKGDPIADLADNIAAEEKARATYQWLINLTDDPDVSQVLKYLRGREIVHSQRFREALFMLEEENRANKAKKEDDL, encoded by the coding sequence ATGTGGATCTATGAGAAAACATTAGAGATTCCCGTACGGGTGAGCAAACCGGATCTGCAAATGGCGAAATTCCTCATTACACAATATGGCGGGCCGGACGGGGAACTATCTGCTGCACTGCGTTATTTAAATCAGCGCTACACGATGCCAAACAAGAGGATCAAAGCGCTTTTGACAGACATCGGCACAGAAGAGCTGGGTCACATGGAGGTAATTGCTACACTTGTTTACAAGCTACTCAAAGACGCAACTCCTATACAGATGCGGGAAGCAGGGCTGGGGGCGCATTACGCCGACCACGACAAAGCTCTGTTCTACACGGACGCCAATGGTGTACCGTGGACAGCCGCCTACATTCAGACCAAGGGAGATCCGATTGCTGACCTGGCCGACAACATTGCTGCAGAGGAGAAAGCAAGGGCGACCTATCAATGGTTGATCAATCTCACAGATGACCCAGATGTGAGTCAGGTGCTGAAATATTTGCGTGGGCGAGAAATTGTTCACTCTCAACGCTTCCGTGAAGCTCTTTTTATGCTGGAAGAAGAAAATCGTGCAAACAAAGCAAAGAAGGAGGACGACTTGTGA
- the sdaAB gene encoding L-serine ammonia-lyase, iron-sulfur-dependent subunit beta, giving the protein MKYKSVFDIIGPIMVGPSSSHTAGAARIGRVARKLFGKQPKRAEITFYGSFAKTYKGHGSDVATVAGILDFDTSDLRLKNSLVIAEKAGMEVSLTTSEILTEHPNTARIKLSDDQATIEVVGVSIGGGKIEVLEVNGFTLQLGFDSPTMLVLHEDRFGMIAAVAKVLTQHRINVGLMEVSRHDRGSRALMAIETDAPVSVEVLEEIRQIPYVFDVSLLSLN; this is encoded by the coding sequence TTGAAGTACAAAAGCGTATTTGATATTATCGGTCCAATCATGGTTGGACCGTCAAGTTCCCATACAGCAGGTGCAGCACGCATCGGCAGGGTGGCGCGCAAGCTGTTTGGAAAACAGCCAAAGCGAGCGGAGATCACCTTTTACGGATCGTTCGCTAAGACGTACAAGGGTCATGGCTCTGACGTCGCGACAGTCGCTGGTATTCTCGATTTTGACACGTCTGACTTGCGCTTGAAGAATTCACTTGTCATTGCCGAAAAGGCAGGGATGGAAGTGAGTTTGACTACATCCGAAATTTTGACAGAGCACCCCAATACGGCACGAATCAAGCTGTCCGATGACCAAGCGACGATCGAAGTGGTCGGCGTTTCCATCGGTGGGGGCAAGATCGAAGTCTTGGAAGTGAACGGCTTTACCTTGCAGTTGGGCTTTGATAGTCCGACCATGCTGGTGTTGCATGAGGATCGCTTCGGGATGATCGCCGCTGTGGCTAAGGTATTAACTCAGCATCGGATCAACGTGGGGCTCATGGAGGTTTCTCGTCACGATCGAGGCTCTCGCGCCCTGATGGCAATTGAGACAGATGCACCCGTTTCTGTGGAAGTGTTGGAAGAAATCCGGCAGATTCCTTATGTATTTGACGTTTCCCTGCTTTCGTTGAACTAG
- a CDS encoding TetR/AcrR family transcriptional regulator, translating into MPKKEATSVNRKAEIVSAAIEVFAESGYYRATTAHVAERAKISQPYIFRFFATKEALLLAALEVSWTRIIDSFRGVVTSSSPEQLESDLIEAYEKILESHRNETLLQMQAQTIQEESIREAMRDGFGEVRHIVLEAFQKAGIPNAEERTLLFLARGMLCNISMALNMPELMEV; encoded by the coding sequence ATGCCAAAAAAAGAGGCGACCTCAGTGAATCGCAAAGCGGAAATCGTTTCTGCGGCGATCGAAGTATTTGCGGAAAGCGGGTATTACCGAGCTACAACGGCGCATGTAGCAGAGCGCGCAAAAATATCGCAGCCGTATATTTTTCGGTTTTTTGCAACCAAGGAAGCGCTGTTGCTAGCAGCACTGGAAGTGTCCTGGACGAGAATCATCGATTCATTCCGGGGGGTTGTAACCTCCTCTTCTCCTGAACAGCTTGAATCTGATTTAATTGAGGCCTATGAGAAAATCTTGGAGTCTCACCGGAATGAGACCCTTCTCCAAATGCAGGCTCAGACCATTCAGGAAGAATCAATCCGAGAAGCCATGAGAGACGGATTCGGGGAAGTCCGCCATATCGTGCTTGAAGCGTTTCAGAAAGCAGGTATCCCAAACGCAGAAGAGAGAACGTTACTCTTTTTGGCAAGAGGGATGTTGTGCAATATCTCGATGGCATTGAACATGCCGGAACTGATGGAGGTGTAG
- a CDS encoding YhcN/YlaJ family sporulation lipoprotein, translating to MIKIQNRLMTKVIAVTAAISLLSGCGYGRSGVKQVAPPTNHIKMTPGQQHEGIPNQSTHHDVQVADHIVHVTKKIDGVTKATAVVNKQDAVVGIDVKKGSDMKQTEKKVHDAVKSAEPNLNVHVTSDAKLHGRIQSIYSQNYSSPQTGHPVRDVGADISVLIRDIGRTVTAPFR from the coding sequence ATGATAAAAATACAAAATAGACTCATGACAAAGGTGATTGCAGTTACCGCTGCGATTTCGCTTCTTTCTGGATGCGGGTATGGTAGAAGTGGAGTTAAACAAGTGGCTCCGCCTACAAACCATATAAAAATGACTCCAGGACAGCAGCATGAAGGCATCCCAAATCAGTCTACCCACCATGATGTACAAGTAGCTGATCACATTGTTCATGTTACAAAGAAAATTGATGGTGTCACAAAAGCGACTGCCGTGGTCAATAAACAGGATGCAGTAGTGGGGATTGATGTAAAAAAAGGATCAGACATGAAGCAAACAGAGAAGAAGGTACACGATGCGGTTAAATCGGCAGAACCGAATTTAAACGTCCATGTCACTTCAGATGCAAAATTACACGGACGAATTCAATCTATTTATTCACAAAACTATTCAAGCCCCCAAACTGGTCACCCTGTAAGAGATGTGGGGGCAGATATTTCTGTTCTCATTCGGGACATCGGTAGAACTGTCACAGCACCTTTCCGATGA
- a CDS encoding SDR family NAD(P)-dependent oxidoreductase translates to MKRAIVVGATGGTGAAITAELIKRGIHTIAFGRSPQKLEQLAGELGSPSHLTLAVGDAFKPQDIVTAADDADVLFHCANVPYNEMADRLLPLGESVMEAAKQKNLKVVAIDGIYPYGRRQMEKVTEEHPKQPHTKKGKVRLAFEQMLFSSRWNNVQTMIARLPDYYGPTANQGSYLGSTLGAIAEGKPAFFIGNMVIPREYVYLPDAAMMVVELASREHAYGQNWNIPGAGTIAGRDIVRIARKASGKTKTVIPLGKVGLSLLGLFVPVMKEVVEMLYLTEEPLLLSTEKYKREIGAIPATSFEDGISATILALQKQQKRKS, encoded by the coding sequence TTGAAACGAGCAATCGTAGTAGGAGCAACAGGTGGGACGGGAGCTGCTATCACGGCGGAATTGATCAAGCGGGGGATTCATACCATTGCCTTCGGCCGATCTCCTCAGAAGCTAGAGCAGCTGGCAGGAGAGTTGGGCAGTCCATCACATCTCACACTTGCTGTAGGTGATGCCTTCAAGCCGCAAGACATCGTGACAGCAGCGGATGATGCGGATGTTCTCTTTCATTGTGCGAACGTACCCTACAACGAAATGGCAGACAGACTGCTCCCCTTGGGTGAATCGGTCATGGAGGCAGCCAAGCAGAAGAATTTGAAGGTCGTTGCCATAGACGGCATTTATCCGTATGGAAGAAGGCAAATGGAAAAGGTGACCGAGGAGCATCCGAAGCAACCGCACACGAAGAAAGGAAAAGTCCGACTGGCATTCGAGCAGATGCTGTTTAGCAGCCGATGGAACAACGTGCAGACAATGATTGCTCGCTTGCCGGATTATTACGGACCGACAGCCAATCAAGGTTCGTATTTGGGATCGACACTGGGAGCGATCGCGGAAGGAAAACCCGCGTTTTTCATCGGTAACATGGTCATCCCTCGCGAGTATGTGTACTTGCCGGATGCAGCCATGATGGTGGTAGAGCTTGCAAGCAGAGAGCATGCTTATGGACAAAACTGGAATATTCCAGGTGCAGGGACGATCGCGGGCAGAGATATTGTTCGAATCGCTCGTAAAGCAAGTGGAAAAACGAAAACAGTCATCCCGCTTGGAAAGGTCGGACTTTCATTGCTCGGACTGTTTGTTCCGGTGATGAAGGAAGTTGTAGAGATGCTGTATCTGACTGAGGAGCCTTTACTTTTGAGTACGGAGAAATACAAGAGGGAGATTGGAGCCATTCCAGCTACATCATTTGAGGATGGGATATCGGCTACTATCCTCGCATTACAGAAACAACAAAAGAGGAAATCTTAA
- a CDS encoding YolD-like family protein translates to MRETRVSKKDNLFASSRFVLPEHRELYARIKEEERRYLPPQLDQEQLGEMSERVWQAFQTGSGLTVTYYDGQQPRRLSAHVVHIDQEKRRIKLRAGTDIHWISFARLLQVELAAGF, encoded by the coding sequence ATGAGGGAGACGCGTGTGTCTAAAAAGGATAATCTGTTTGCTTCTAGCCGATTCGTTTTGCCCGAGCACCGGGAATTGTACGCACGGATCAAGGAAGAGGAGCGCCGCTATCTACCGCCGCAGCTGGATCAGGAACAGCTGGGAGAGATGAGTGAGCGGGTATGGCAAGCGTTCCAGACGGGGAGTGGCCTGACTGTAACCTACTACGACGGACAGCAGCCACGTCGTTTGTCCGCTCACGTCGTTCATATTGATCAGGAAAAGCGACGGATCAAGCTGCGTGCTGGCACTGATATCCATTGGATTTCGTTTGCGCGGTTACTGCAGGTGGAGCTGGCAGCCGGTTTTTGA
- the recG gene encoding ATP-dependent DNA helicase RecG: MTTAYQAPVSQLHGVGEERAKAFAGLGIHNVGDLLEYFPTRYEDYRVRDLTEVKDGERVTLAGTVYGEPSVRFYGKGKSRISVKVVMDRVVVTAVWFNQTFVKTRLSPGKEILITGKWDKHKLQVTVNEMTEVDSERAAKRGELAPVYPLGGDVTHNLLRKTIQLALRQYSQDIPEILPPDIVERYRLMPRIEAFHSIHFPENAEVGRQARRRIMFEELFLFQLKMQTLRRVNRQQTEGMALSIPMEEVRQFVASLPFPLTDAQKRVVKEILDDMRSPNAMNRLLQGDVGSGKTVVAAIALIAAVKAGFQGALMVPTEILAEQHVQSLTSLLSPYGIEVALLSGSLTAKRRREVIGSLQMGLIDVIVGTHALIQEDVFFSRLGLVITDEQHRFGVEQRRILRNKGLAPDVLFMTATPIPRTLAITAFGDMDVSTIDQMPAGRKPIETTWKKHDQFPAVLEQMRDELRKGRQAYVICPLIEESEKLDVQNAIDVHAQLTHVFPEFGVGLMHGRLPAKEKDAVMQAFLAGEHAVLVSTTVVEVGVNVPNATYMVIYDAERFGLAQLHQLRGRVGRGSEQSYCVLIADPKSEIGKERMRVMCETTDGFELSQRDLELRGPGDFFGTKQSGIPEFKVADLLSDYKALEVARQETAKLVADSVFWRDPQYHWLREYLKREGVLDGIVFD, encoded by the coding sequence ATGACGACGGCTTATCAAGCTCCCGTCTCCCAGCTGCACGGGGTAGGGGAAGAACGGGCGAAAGCTTTTGCCGGCTTGGGGATCCACAATGTAGGAGATCTCCTGGAATACTTCCCGACCCGGTATGAAGACTACCGCGTGCGTGATTTGACAGAAGTGAAAGACGGAGAGAGGGTCACGCTGGCAGGAACGGTTTACGGCGAACCCTCTGTTCGTTTTTATGGAAAAGGCAAATCGCGCATTTCCGTCAAGGTAGTCATGGACCGGGTGGTGGTCACCGCGGTATGGTTCAACCAGACGTTCGTGAAAACCAGACTGTCGCCAGGCAAGGAAATTCTCATTACAGGTAAATGGGACAAGCACAAGCTACAAGTCACGGTCAACGAAATGACGGAGGTCGATTCAGAGCGGGCTGCCAAACGAGGTGAGCTGGCTCCTGTCTATCCGCTAGGTGGGGATGTCACCCACAATCTGCTCCGCAAAACGATTCAGCTGGCCTTGCGTCAGTACAGTCAGGATATACCGGAAATCTTGCCCCCTGACATTGTGGAGCGTTACCGGCTGATGCCGCGTATTGAAGCATTCCACTCTATTCACTTTCCGGAAAATGCGGAAGTGGGGAGACAAGCGCGCCGAAGGATCATGTTCGAAGAGCTGTTCCTGTTCCAGCTGAAAATGCAAACGTTGCGCCGCGTGAACCGGCAGCAGACAGAAGGAATGGCCTTGTCCATCCCCATGGAGGAGGTCCGCCAGTTTGTTGCTTCTTTGCCGTTTCCGCTCACGGATGCGCAAAAACGGGTCGTGAAGGAAATTTTAGATGATATGCGTTCGCCGAATGCGATGAATCGTCTGCTGCAGGGAGACGTAGGTTCAGGGAAAACGGTTGTGGCGGCCATCGCACTGATTGCTGCTGTGAAGGCGGGATTCCAGGGAGCACTGATGGTGCCGACCGAAATCTTGGCGGAGCAGCATGTCCAGTCACTGACAAGTCTGTTGTCCCCGTACGGCATCGAGGTTGCTCTGCTGTCGGGATCGCTCACGGCCAAACGGAGGCGCGAAGTCATCGGGTCACTGCAGATGGGTCTCATCGATGTCATCGTCGGTACACATGCCTTGATTCAGGAGGATGTGTTTTTTTCACGACTGGGGCTGGTCATCACGGACGAGCAGCATCGGTTTGGTGTCGAGCAGCGGCGGATTTTGCGAAATAAAGGCCTGGCTCCTGACGTGTTGTTCATGACGGCGACACCGATTCCGAGGACGCTAGCGATCACGGCGTTCGGCGATATGGATGTCTCTACGATCGACCAGATGCCAGCAGGACGCAAGCCGATTGAGACGACGTGGAAAAAGCACGATCAGTTTCCCGCTGTTCTGGAGCAGATGCGCGATGAGCTGCGTAAAGGACGACAGGCGTACGTCATTTGTCCGCTGATTGAAGAGTCGGAAAAGCTGGACGTACAAAACGCGATTGACGTGCATGCTCAGCTCACGCACGTTTTTCCCGAGTTTGGCGTTGGCCTGATGCACGGTCGCTTGCCTGCCAAGGAAAAGGATGCGGTGATGCAGGCCTTTCTCGCAGGGGAACATGCCGTGCTCGTTTCCACTACGGTCGTTGAGGTCGGGGTAAACGTCCCGAATGCCACCTACATGGTCATCTATGACGCAGAGCGCTTTGGTCTTGCTCAGCTGCACCAATTGCGTGGACGCGTGGGCCGTGGCTCTGAACAGTCCTACTGCGTGCTGATTGCGGATCCCAAGTCGGAAATCGGGAAAGAACGGATGCGCGTCATGTGCGAGACGACGGATGGCTTTGAGCTGTCCCAGCGCGATCTGGAATTGCGTGGACCCGGAGATTTCTTCGGCACCAAGCAGAGCGGTATTCCTGAGTTTAAAGTCGCGGATCTCTTGAGCGACTACAAGGCGCTGGAGGTGGCTCGACAGGAAACTGCCAAGCTCGTGGCGGACAGTGTTTTTTGGCGAGATCCTCAGTACCATTGGTTGCGGGAGTATTTAAAGCGCGAGGGTGTGCTGGACGGCATCGTGTTTGACTAA
- a CDS encoding VOC family protein: MTTSPLFSAIGAVFVPVQHIEAARDWYCRLLGIPANQDILFGHLYCIPMQNGLTLILDSKIFSEKSPSDAPLFHFNTQDIEAAYRYFQENGVELVSAIENGHWFTFRDPDHNLLMGMQMLTAGTEKKGEHS; encoded by the coding sequence ATGACAACTTCTCCACTGTTCTCCGCGATCGGCGCTGTATTCGTACCTGTTCAGCACATAGAGGCAGCCCGCGACTGGTATTGCCGACTCCTCGGCATTCCCGCTAACCAGGACATCTTGTTCGGGCATCTGTACTGCATCCCGATGCAAAATGGCCTCACGCTCATTCTGGACAGCAAAATTTTCTCTGAGAAGTCCCCTAGTGATGCCCCGCTGTTTCATTTCAACACACAGGATATTGAGGCCGCTTACCGCTATTTTCAAGAAAATGGCGTGGAACTGGTGAGCGCAATCGAAAATGGGCACTGGTTCACCTTTCGTGACCCCGACCACAACCTGCTGATGGGTATGCAAATGCTAACAGCGGGTACTGAGAAAAAAGGAGAACACTCATGA
- a CDS encoding GNAT family N-acetyltransferase, producing MPRKKEIIIRSYSEKDEGDIRQYCLPEEQAIYTSLPTDIIKTVQEDLHNQPYVIYADDQLVGCFVLYTAPSGNVYTSSEYALIFKSFSIDARHQKKGYAYETLRSLGEIAKQSFPDKNEILLTVHHTNIPAINLYLKAGFVDKGLRYAGTHGEEFIMHLEWKKG from the coding sequence ATGCCCAGGAAAAAAGAGATCATCATCAGATCTTATAGCGAAAAAGACGAAGGCGACATTCGCCAATACTGTTTACCTGAAGAACAGGCGATCTATACATCTTTACCAACAGACATCATCAAGACGGTTCAAGAAGATCTCCATAACCAGCCGTATGTCATCTATGCAGACGATCAATTGGTCGGTTGTTTTGTGCTGTACACGGCTCCATCAGGTAATGTGTACACGAGCAGTGAGTATGCCCTTATTTTTAAGTCATTTTCAATCGATGCCAGGCATCAAAAGAAAGGGTATGCCTACGAGACGCTGCGTTCACTGGGTGAAATCGCAAAGCAATCGTTTCCAGATAAAAATGAAATTCTTTTAACCGTCCACCACACCAACATCCCTGCCATAAATTTGTATCTGAAAGCGGGATTTGTAGATAAAGGGTTGAGATATGCGGGTACACATGGAGAAGAATTCATCATGCACCTGGAATGGAAAAAGGGGTGA
- a CDS encoding spore coat protein CotJB — MANRQQEETTAMTYGNTLRRLQEVQFALVELQLYLDMNPDDQRAVKQYKELSEQLRQLKQAYEKERGPLMHYGNSSSQDRWVWHKTPWPWEIEY, encoded by the coding sequence ATGGCAAACAGGCAACAGGAGGAGACAACAGCTATGACATACGGCAATACGCTGAGAAGATTGCAGGAAGTCCAGTTTGCACTCGTGGAGCTGCAGTTGTATTTGGACATGAATCCGGACGACCAGCGTGCCGTGAAGCAGTACAAAGAATTGTCCGAGCAGCTGAGGCAATTGAAACAAGCGTACGAAAAGGAGCGCGGACCGCTGATGCACTACGGCAACTCCTCGTCCCAAGACCGCTGGGTATGGCACAAGACACCGTGGCCATGGGAAATTGAGTATTGA
- the sdaAA gene encoding L-serine ammonia-lyase, iron-sulfur-dependent, subunit alpha translates to MFRNVAELVELAESQGKKISQVMIEAEMEVSQRSREAIMEEMYANLDVMEKAVRRGLTEDIRSHSGLTGGDAKKLQEYMKNKPFLSGPTLLNAVSMSVAVNEVNAAMGTIVATPTAGACGIVPGTLFAVSDKLQPSREDMVNYLFAAGAIGYCIANNAFISGAAGGCQAEVGSATAMAAAAIVEMAGGTPEESAQAVAIALKNMLGLVCDPVAGLVEVPCVKRNAMGAAIATVAADMALAGIKSVIPTDEVIEAMYRIGCAMPTTLKETAQGGLAATQTGRQIEAKIFGVRLDK, encoded by the coding sequence ATGTTTCGCAATGTAGCTGAACTGGTTGAATTGGCGGAATCACAAGGCAAGAAAATCTCACAAGTGATGATCGAAGCCGAGATGGAAGTGTCCCAGCGCAGTCGGGAAGCCATCATGGAGGAAATGTACGCGAATCTGGACGTAATGGAAAAAGCCGTTCGCCGAGGCCTGACAGAGGATATCCGCTCTCATAGCGGATTGACGGGCGGAGACGCGAAAAAGCTGCAGGAATATATGAAGAACAAGCCCTTTTTATCGGGACCGACGCTGTTGAATGCCGTCTCGATGTCTGTGGCAGTGAATGAAGTCAATGCAGCGATGGGGACAATCGTGGCGACACCGACGGCAGGAGCTTGTGGGATCGTTCCTGGTACGTTGTTTGCCGTGTCTGACAAGCTGCAGCCTTCCCGCGAGGACATGGTCAACTACCTGTTCGCCGCAGGGGCGATTGGCTATTGTATCGCCAACAACGCGTTTATTTCCGGTGCGGCAGGAGGCTGTCAGGCTGAAGTCGGTTCGGCGACAGCGATGGCAGCGGCAGCGATCGTGGAAATGGCCGGAGGAACGCCCGAGGAATCGGCACAAGCGGTAGCGATCGCTTTGAAAAACATGCTCGGTCTGGTCTGTGACCCCGTAGCCGGACTGGTGGAGGTGCCTTGTGTCAAGCGAAACGCAATGGGAGCAGCTATTGCAACCGTAGCGGCTGACATGGCATTGGCGGGAATCAAGAGTGTCATCCCGACAGACGAAGTCATCGAAGCGATGTATCGGATCGGATGCGCGATGCCGACGACACTCAAAGAGACGGCCCAGGGCGGACTGGCCGCGACTCAGACAGGGCGCCAAATCGAAGCCAAGATCTTCGGCGTACGATTGGACAAGTAA